One stretch of Arachis duranensis cultivar V14167 chromosome 1, aradu.V14167.gnm2.J7QH, whole genome shotgun sequence DNA includes these proteins:
- the LOC107485760 gene encoding 14 kDa proline-rich protein DC2.15: MASNKASSSIALFLIINVLFFALVSGCGNKCNNRPSPNPNPNPSGGGSCPRDALKLGVCANVLNGLLNVTLGQPPVTPCCSLLNGLVDLEAAACLCTALKANVLGINLNLPISLSLLLNVCSKKVPHGFQCN, from the coding sequence ATGGCTTCCAACAAAGCTAGTTCCTCCATTGCTCTTTTCCTCATAATCAATGTTCTCTTCTTTGCACTTGTCTCCGGATGCGGAAACAAGTGTAATAATAGACCCAGTCCTAATCCAAACCCTAACCCTTCAGGTGGTGGATCATGTCCACGTGACGCGCTCAAACTCGGGGTGTGTGCCAACGTTCTCAACGGTTTGTTGAATGTAACTTTGGGGCAGCCACCGGTGACTCCTTGCTGTTCCCTCCTCAACGGCCTCGTCGATCTTGAAGCCGCCGCTTGCCTCTGCACCGCCCTTAAGGCAAATGTTTTGGGCATCAATCTCAACCTTCCCATCTCCCTCAGCTTGCTCCTCAATGTTTGCTCAAAGAAAGTGCCACATGGCTTCCAATGTAACTAA